Part of the Arachis hypogaea cultivar Tifrunner chromosome 6, arahy.Tifrunner.gnm2.J5K5, whole genome shotgun sequence genome, CGCAATCAACACCAAGCTCCGTCGTTTGCTCCCTCCAGCTCACGATGACATTGATCATCGAACCCATCAAGGTCTTCATTCTCGCTACCTTGCCTTCAACAACATGACTAACGGTGAACTCTATCTTTCTTTTCTCAATCTCTGCAACCTTCAGCTCTATTTTACTATTGTTTCATTTTCTATAGataatttttcaaaacaaaaaccAAATGCTTGTAAATTGAAGTTATAGCTTCCTTACAAGTTCaaatctagaaaaagaaaaatagtgttGTTGATGTTACTTGTTTCCATGCTTAGTTTTATCTGTTTGCTTACGTTTTTTTTTTGCAGATGAAAGAGACAAAATCGCAAGGGCTGATTCCAAGAAGTTTGAGTTGATATTTGGCGAAATAGAGAGGTTGCATCAACTAGGTATCTAAGCTCATTTTTTCTGTTATTAGCGACACATTATTGTGCTGCATTTATATTGTAAGGTTTGGCTTGGCCTTCTCGTTGAACATTAAGAAATCAGTAGTAATCAACACTGTACTAGTTGACTAAATATTAAGGTCGAAAATTAAACAAACTATAGAAAAACTATTAAATCAATCATAATAATTACGatgttcttttcaaaaagtttgcaGATATGTAACAGGATTTATACTAAAAGTTTTCTGTTTGCCATTCATATGCTCAAATTTTGTTGTGCATCCTTGCAACTTTATTGTCTCAGTATAGTATAATATTCCTGCATGAAAGGATACAATATTTTTTAGCGGTTTTGTTTTTGCAAGAAGGAGTAACTAATCGACGTGGTGTGTGATGTTTAATAGTTTTTGCTACTAAAATGAAATTCTCAATTCTGATTGGCTGTTCTATCTAATTCCAGTTACAAAATCAAGAGAACAAGTGGCTGATGCAAAGGCTTTGTTGGACATAACAAAATCCTTGGTAATGTCTGTGAAGGGGCATGCTAACGGTGTAGTCACTCCTTCAGAATTTGGAGGACAGGGTGGATCAAGTACTAGCACAGAAGGTTGCACCAGAATCTCAATAGCCTGGAATGATGTTGGACTATCAGCATCACATGTTTTTAAAGCGGGTTCTAGCTGCTGTACAATGTAACTTCAATGCATTTAGAAGACTTTGTTTTATACCTCACCTATATGTTTTTCCAATATTTTTTTCCTTCAGCAATGGTCCCATCTATGCTAAAGTAATGCAGAGGAAGGCTGTTAATTATAGAAGTAGGAAGCGTGTGAGGCCCAATGAATTGGCCCGACTAGAAGAGGTAATAAACTGATTTAATATGTATGAAGTTTTCGATTGACAAAGGTATAAAAATTCGTGTTAACAAGAGGTTTTAACTGGATAAAAATTTCTTTGATAGACTTGTGTAGCTTCTAATTTTCGACTTTTCATGTCTTAATTTCTAGTAAGTTGCTTTCTATCAGTTTATCACCCATTTATCCATAAGTAGAACGTCAAAATATTGAAGTTAAGAATATTGTGTACTGCTCAGAatactaagcttattatgtagtTACGATACAATTTTCTTTTCCTtcacattgttgttgttgttttttttttggcaGCTTGGCGAAGGTCCAAGAGAAGTGAAAGTTGATATAGATAAAAACATGTTAATGATGTTTAACATCTTAAGGAAAAATAGCTTGTTAAGCTTGAGAATCTGATTTTGAATAGGAACTCCTTTGCTCAAATAGTGGAGAATTTATTCGCTTTATCATTCTTAGTCAAAGATGGGTTGGCTGAAATAAAAGTCAACGAGGCTGGATCACAACTAGTAGAGTGTGAGTTACTTCGAATATACTCGTATTAACATTCTCACTCTCTCTCGCTCTCACTGAATTTATTATCCTTTATCTATGCAGCACCTAGaaatagggatgtcaatggggcagggcggaggcgggggatgcctccctgctccccatccTCGCCCTCAGATTTGCTCTCCATCCCCGTCCTCATTCCCCGCTATGGGAGAATATTGCTCCTCATTCCCATTCCCCGCGGGGACCCCATTCCCCATCTacataatagttctaactaattattaattttcatatgactagagctgcaagtatctatcttatacaaaacctgcaagattttatacaaaaagtctaaatgacacgatggtgacttctttcgaaatgacGCAATGGGGGGGACGCAACGACGAGACAAAGGACAAAGCAGTAGACGAGGTGGGAGACGCGgcaacagagaggagaatggaTACGATGGCAGAATTACAAAAAAGAACGCTGCAAATAGAAATTATGACGCGGTAAGGGTAATGAcacggtgaggtgtgacgatgcggtgagaagggtGGCGAGGGGGTGACTGtagagaggttggatggagtatggacagcGTTAAAAATCTCTGAATTGAAGAATggttatgcaaataaagattaggagtttttggtttgtgtgtgtgtgtgtgtgtgtgtgtgtgtgtgtgagagagagagagagagagagagagagagatgactaaaaaacatatatgattAAAGATAGTTCAAAAAATTCATTAATTTCGGGGAATAGCGGGGACGGGGCAgagatccccgctcgggtccccgcgcctacttcgggggaattttgtcccccgacccccatccccatccccgcAGAGAAAATTCCCCATAATCGGATCCCCATTCGAGGCAGTCCTTGCAGGGATCCCTGCATATCGGGGAGTTTTGCCATCCCTACCTAGAAATGCCTCTCGTGCAAATGCAGTTCGTGCTGGGGATGTTGCTTTCAATCACTTTGTGTTCAGATTGGATTTTAAGGATCGGAAGGTATATGTATCTATGTTTACTTTGATGCCGTTAATATTTTGGGTGTATGCGACTATATGCTATGGAAGATTAACTTTCTTTGCTTCCTattcagtttatttattatttattgtgaGGACATTCTAGAGAGCTTTAGCAATCAAGTGGCTATGTAAATAGCTAAAACTTGTCACGAAGCTATAAAAATAGCTGGTACTTTAAGATTTCATTAAGCCATTTTCACATTGTGGCATTGTGCTATAAAAAAGGAAGCAATATTGAGAAATTAACGGTGTTATTTCTTTTATTCTCGAGTCTTAACCTATTGCTAAATGAACTTGTGTGAAATTGCAAGGTAGTATTTTTTTGTGGGCTAATATACTAGCTCTTCATGGCATTGAATTTTCAGCTAATGATCGATTCTGTTGAGGTTATGGAGGATCTAATGTCTCATAGAAAATAGTCAATGAGAGGATGTAAATAGTCGTAACATGATTTAGTTAAATAGAAGCAGGTTGGTCAACAAAGACCATTCACCATACAGTAGTGTATTAGTCGATGATCGTAAATTGATAATTCATACTTGAATTGACGCAGTTTTTAGCCTGCGTGTATATGCCTAGTTTCAGGTACAAAGATGCATACAATTGTTCCTAACATCAAGGAACAATTAGGAATATCTATTTGGCttctgtcttcttcttttttgacgTTGACTTGGAATGATGTCTGGAAATTGATAATGACATCAGTTGTTATTCATTATTTTGCTTTATTGTGCTTGACAACtacttttttattatgtttaacgccacttcattgagaaattctatgTTTCTTAATCACATTTAATTTGTAActaaaaatatgtacaataacttattttaattcttgatatttaattttaaaaatgttaggAAACTAATATTTTTAGTGAAAAAAGAGAGTtgtctaatattaatataattgttaaacaaaaataaagaaaaatgttgATTATTTAACCCTTCTcgtaaatttatattaaaaataaaagtaaaaagaatGGGCATCTATATTTTAAGCTAAGGTAAATGTGttcgattattttttttttctcattttagtaAATTCATATTAGCTTATTTCATACtatgttatgttttatttattcaattaattGTTACATATATTTAGTAActaattaaaagaacaaaaattatatacacataaaaaGTGAATCTATATATATGTGTGGATGGGGCAGGAAAGGGTGTCAGTGAGTGTGCGTATCTACGTGCGTGTTATTTTAATGTTATAGTAAGATGTAGGGATGAAAACAAAAATAGTGGAGTAGATGTGCGTGTGTACATGCGTGTTATTTTAATGTTATGATAAGATGCAGGAGTAAAGACGCAGACGTGTTGTTTTAATATTATGGTAAGATGCAGGAGCGAGGGTAGGGGGTGAGTGTTGGTAGGTGTGTgtgtgttattttaattttttggtaaGAATAAGATGCAGGGACGAGGACAAAGATAACGATAGTGGGATGAGAAGAATAAGATGTTGGGACGAGGACGAGGACAAAGGTAGTGGGGTGGGTGTTAGTAGATGTGCGTgcttgttattttaatattacgGGTAAGATGCAGGAGTGAAGGCGAAGGCATGACGGTGGGTGTCGATAGGTGTACGTGTGTACGTGCGTAATATTTTAACATTATAgtaaaataattcattatttagaataaccaaattttagttatttttacaaaatcacattactatatttttattttaataataaaatctcttgtttatattcacatattaaaaaaattattataaaaaataaaaaatgttaggaaactaatatttttagtcaaaaaatagagttatttaatgttaatttaattgtaaaacaaagataaagaaaaatgtTGATTATTTAACCTTTTttgtaaatttatattaaaaactaaagtaAAAAAAGTGGGtatctatattttattattaaggtaaatgtattttattattatttttttcttattttagtaaatttatgtGGGCTTATTTGGTACtatgttatgttttatttatttagttaatttgtcACATATCTTTAGTAActaattaaaagaacaaaaaattatatacacataaaaaGTCAAACTATATATATGTCTCTGCGGGGGTCGGGCAGGATAGGGAGTGAGTGTTGGCAGGTGTATGTACGTGCGTGTTATTTAATGTTATGATAAGATGCAAAGATGAGAACAAAAGTAATGAAGTGGGTGTTAGTAGGTGTGCGTGTGTACGTGCGTGTTGTTTTAATGTTATGGTAAGAAGAACGAGAACGTCGTGTGTTATTTTAATGTTATAGTAAAATGCAAGGACGAAGATAAAAGATGAGTGTCAATGGATGTGTGTGTTATTTTAATGTTTTGTTAAGAATAAGATACAGAGGCGAAAGTAAGAGCAGTATATAGGAAGAATAAGATGTCGGGACGAAAGCAAGAGCAGTAAGGAGGATGTTGGTGGGAGTGTGTGTGTACGTGCTTGTCATTTTGATGTTATCGTAAGATGCAGCAGCGAGGGTGAAAGCATAGCGGTGAATGTCGGTGGTTGTGCGTGTGTACGTGCATGTTATTTTAACTTtataataagataatttattattagaataactaaattttagttttattttatttttgcaaaacacattattatatttttattttaataataaaatcttttgtttatattcacatatttaaaaaaatattataaaaaataatttaattttaataaaagttttatataatcatctaattaaatttatatatttatataaatttttaattaatgaatCTAAAAATTAGCTATACAATTAATTGTTTCTGTAATATTATTTTACAgccattatatattaaattgaataaaaaaattgtgaTAAATAAATGTTGACATTACGTATTAGATTTTCACTCATGTGATCACTCACCTAAGTGAATTGGAGCACGTGAGACGCGAAGTAATGGGAATCCAATTCTCATGCTAATTGATGTTTGACACCttataaaattagaaatttttttcgaccataataaattaataattcaaaattgTACAAAtaattttctgaaaaaaaaaacgtttaacatcttaaattataagaaaaaaatattaaaacacatccatatatgaataatatggtataataataaataagtgcctttttgaattattatttacctaatgtaaaatatactaaGCAATACAACGAATGTAAGTAAACTTTATCATTGTGCTTACTTCATTTGTTAACTTGCAATAGTTTTAACAAAACtacgttaaaaacttaaaataatctaCATTACCAAATTTCAGGGGACGGAAAATCAATTATTACTTTATTAGATATCATgtcatattattaattattttgtgaTGTATTCACTTATAACGTCACTCCTGTAGTAAATCAATAAAAAtctgagaaaaaaaaaatggaaaagaaagaTTTTATAATCTCAGCGTTGCCCTTCTATCCCTCTCTTTTTCGAAGCCACCCTTTCTCAAATTCTATCTGTTCCTCCGTCCTCCAAAAACCCCCTCTTTAAGGGTGACggctagggttagggtttttccACCACCCTCCGCAATTGCCATTCTCTCCTTGTTCTTCTACTTCCCACTTGGATCCCTCTACTTGAAAATTAAATCCTTATTCTTTCTAGGGTTTCCCCTGTTCGGCCTTCTGATTCAGAAGTTCGTTCCATTTATTAGGATCCCGATCTATGGATACCCGTAAGAGAGGAAGGCCTGAATTCGGATTCAACGTTAACGGAGGACTCAAGAAAAACAAGCAAGGTTTGTTTTTTAGCATTCTAGTTCTTAAGGGTTCCTCTTGCACTTTTGTAGTTTTGTTTACTCCTCTTATATTTTGGTTCTGCTTTGAAAGCTGCttgtttttcctttcttattCAAAGTAGGCTTAATGTAATACTTATGTGCAAACTTCTTCCTTTGTGTCTATAAAATGTAATAATAATGAGTTAAAAATTAAGCTTATCCACACTGTCATGAAACTTTTATGTACGTATGTGTGTGAGAGAGAACAAATATAGATTCAGTCTGCTGTGGAGCTTAATGAGGAGGAGTTTTCTTCTCCCATTCTCACAAAGACACAAATATACCTACATATGTGTTTCAGATTGGTATGGCGGTGGAAAATATCAGATAAATGTGGTTGTCCCCATTGCTTTCTTTAAAATGTCTCATAATGAGCTCAAAACATCTAAgtgttaacataaaaaaattctaaacatatTACAATGCAAAagcaatttttattctttaaattaaaagcttgctatgttaattaattaactgAAAGTGTAAACAGGTAAATTTCTAAAATCTCTAAAATCTTACTACTCAGAAGTAAATATGATATTCTTCTTTCTTAAGTTCTTAACAGCTTTAGAACAAAGTGTACTAAATTAATAAGCAAGAGTATGTTAACTGAGAAGAAGTAATAATGTTTTGCAACAGAATTGGACTCCTTATCAACTGGTGTAGGAAGCAAATCGAAGCCATGTACCAAGTTTTTCAGGTTCTAATCTATTCCTGTCTAAATAAGTCTTATCAactgcatattttatattttaatataaatttaattgttaGAAAACTAAATTGTATAATTCCACTAATGAATCGAGCATCCAAAGCTTCTATACAGGTACTTACGGTTCTTTGGTCTAAACAAGTTGTGAGAGAATTTTGGTTTATTAATGGAGCACGAAATAGATAAGAAGTGGGAGGATGATAATTGGCACTGAGACCACTACACAAATGATAAATTGATCATTTTTGTCTCCATATAACCTTAGAGCCAATTAGcttgtttaaatttaattatgctCAACAGTAACTTTTTGGCTTTTACTTATTCTATTTCTTATGAACCCACCTTTCAATTGATAAGCTATGAACAAGCTAATATGAATTGAATGTTGATTGGTTGTGTCAGGTATGATGTTAAAACTTTACACGTGAATTTACCAGTTTTGCACTTCTGTTGAAGCAAATAAACATATTTTTGGTCATCATAACCTTTTAAGAAAGACTCATAATAATATAAGTTGAAGTTCTGATATAAAACTTTCAGCCAGAAACAAGAAGTTAATCTCAATCATGATTTTATCTATAATAGCAAACGCCCTTATGGTAGTCTTTAAGTATTACCTTATCTTTGCTCCTGTAACCTGTTTGGTCTtcaatacttgatataattgttCTTTTATCCAACTAAGCCGTCTACATAAAGGAGGTCATTAGATATGAATTCCCTTTGTCcctttttatataatttacttcTAAAGTAGGATATAGTTACCTGTATTATAAGCATTATTGGAAACAGCCACGATAGTAGTTTATGTGCATTGTTGAAATTTATCATAAAtgttgtgttcttgtattctatGGTATTTATCATGCTTGTAGCACCTTTCCAGTTCTAGTTTTATACCCAACTTCTTCCGAGTCTTTGGGAAAATCACAGTATCTGACTATTCGTGATTTTGGTCTGCTTTACTGTAACTGCAAGTTAGACGGAGTTCTGGTATATTGTCACTTTGTCGACTAGACTGGTTACGAGAAATTGTGATGTGGTTGGTCCTTGGATGTCCTTCTTTGTTAGATTTCTTTCCCATTTGACCTATTGTCTCTTCTGTCCTGCAAATATTCCTGCTGGATGTTTCCCTATCAGGAACTTGGTTTTGGGTTTAGCCTTTTTCAAATAGTTATATTTGGAGGATCTGTTATAGAAATTTATTTGAGAGATACTTTTAGATTGCATGACTTTATATAATAGTAGATAACTGAATGGTCAATTTAGGCTAAAGTTGCTTTATAACAAGTTAGCCATGGATCTCTGAGCATTTTCACATTCTTTAAGTAAATGAAGGTGGAAATCAGTTAC contains:
- the LOC112805332 gene encoding non-structural maintenance of chromosomes element 4 homolog B-like: MAKHQLNRADRRSTAINTKLRRLLPPAHDDIDHRTHQGLHSRYLAFNNMTNDERDKIARADSKKFELIFGEIERLHQLVTKSREQVADAKALLDITKSLVMSVKGHANGVVTPSEFGGQGGSSTSTEGCTRISIAWNDVGLSASHVFKAGSSCCTINGPIYAKVMQRKAVNYRSRKRVRPNELARLEELGEGPREVKVDIDKNMLMMFNILRKNSLLSLRI